One genomic region from Bradyrhizobium icense encodes:
- a CDS encoding GNAT family N-acetyltransferase, translating to MTRLRFDDLRQYSDELRSRHGQAVAVRFVEPRDAETLQNYFRGLSTRSRYNRFLGAASELPASELERFIHVGEADRFSVVATVPVDGRETIVGEARYAFDSETVSIEFGLSIDDRWQGHGIGKALLKNLECRAASFGAERIFGDTLRSNDAMIALARKAGYAFSNTPGDWRLTRFQKDIHVEPQEIPCASWRLAAVSPSAMSSLAV from the coding sequence ATGACCAGGCTCCGTTTCGACGATCTCAGGCAGTATTCGGACGAGCTGCGCTCGCGACATGGCCAGGCCGTGGCCGTGCGCTTCGTCGAGCCGCGCGATGCCGAGACGCTGCAGAACTATTTCCGCGGGCTCTCGACGCGGTCCCGCTACAACCGTTTCCTCGGCGCGGCCAGCGAACTGCCGGCGTCCGAACTCGAGCGCTTCATCCACGTCGGCGAAGCGGATCGGTTCAGTGTGGTCGCGACCGTGCCGGTCGATGGTCGCGAGACCATCGTCGGCGAAGCGCGCTATGCTTTCGACAGCGAGACTGTCTCGATCGAATTCGGCCTTTCGATCGATGATCGTTGGCAGGGCCACGGCATCGGCAAGGCGCTGTTGAAAAATCTCGAATGCCGAGCGGCTTCATTCGGCGCCGAGCGCATCTTCGGCGACACGCTGCGTTCCAATGACGCCATGATCGCGCTCGCCCGCAAGGCCGGCTACGCCTTCAGCAATACGCCCGGCGACTGGAGGCTGACGCGTTTTCAGAAAGACATCCACGTCGAACCGCAGGAAATCCCATGCGCCAGTTGGCGGCTCGCCGCCGTCTCTCCCAGCGCCATGTCCTCGCTTGCGGTTTGA
- a CDS encoding enoyl-CoA hydratase, which translates to MTTETRIDTGTDELLCVIRDHVATITLNRPEARNAFSDTLTPALRSMIKSFGENPEVGALLLTGAGTAFCAGGNVKGMGAHRDKKKLEMSYDEKVADLQERQRLLTGALASVRKPTIAALPGPAVGAGLALALACDIRLAAQSAFVSTGYVRVALSGDYGIAWLLTRLVGTSRARELMFTGDKVDAARCEAIGLVNRVVPDDKLQAEAFALARSMAEGPTLALRYIKDNLDEALQFDFATARDHEAERLVRLTTTADHKEAVQAFIDKRKPVFRGS; encoded by the coding sequence ATGACCACCGAAACCAGGATCGACACCGGCACCGACGAACTGCTCTGCGTGATCCGCGACCATGTCGCAACCATCACGCTGAACCGCCCCGAAGCGCGCAACGCGTTCTCTGATACGCTGACGCCGGCGCTTCGCAGCATGATCAAGAGCTTCGGCGAGAACCCCGAGGTCGGTGCGCTCCTGCTGACGGGCGCGGGCACCGCGTTCTGCGCCGGCGGCAACGTCAAGGGCATGGGCGCGCATCGCGACAAGAAGAAGTTAGAGATGTCCTATGACGAGAAGGTCGCCGACCTGCAGGAGCGGCAGCGCCTGCTGACCGGCGCGCTGGCCTCGGTGCGCAAGCCGACGATTGCGGCGCTGCCCGGCCCTGCGGTCGGCGCTGGCCTCGCGCTCGCGCTGGCCTGCGATATCAGACTAGCGGCGCAATCCGCCTTCGTCTCCACCGGCTATGTCCGCGTCGCGCTCTCCGGCGATTACGGCATCGCCTGGCTGCTGACGCGGCTGGTCGGCACCTCGCGGGCGCGGGAGCTGATGTTTACCGGCGATAAGGTCGATGCCGCCCGATGCGAGGCGATCGGCCTCGTCAACCGCGTGGTGCCCGACGACAAGCTGCAGGCCGAGGCTTTTGCGCTCGCCAGATCCATGGCCGAAGGCCCGACGCTCGCGCTGCGCTACATCAAAGACAATCTCGACGAAGCGCTGCAATTCGACTTCGCCACTGCGCGCGACCACGAAGCCGAGCGCCTCGTCCGCCTGACCACCACCGCCGATCACAAGGAAGCGGTGCAAGCCTTCATCGACAAGCGCAAGCCGGTGTTCAGGGGAAGCTGA
- a CDS encoding DUF1127 domain-containing protein: MSTYTHESMINHHGPGILSQLAETIHVWRQRYQSRRELARWSERELHDIGISWSDVAYEAEKPFWRA; the protein is encoded by the coding sequence ATGTCCACTTACACGCATGAATCGATGATAAATCATCATGGGCCGGGGATTTTGAGCCAATTGGCCGAGACCATCCATGTCTGGCGGCAGCGCTACCAGTCGCGCCGCGAACTGGCCAGGTGGTCGGAGCGGGAGCTGCATGACATCGGCATCTCCTGGAGCGACGTCGCCTACGAGGCCGAAAAGCCGTTCTGGCGGGCTTGA